A stretch of DNA from Pseudomonadota bacterium:
AATCGAGGCGGACAGATTTACTTTGTGCACAATTCGGTACGGGACATCGAAAAAATCGCCGCACAACTCGAAGCGTTGATTCCCGAAGCCAGCATCGAAATCGGGCACGGGCAAATGAAAGAGCGCGACCTGGAGCGTGTGATGCTGGACTTCTATCATCGACGGTTCAATTTACTTCTTTGCACAACCATCATCGAAAGCGGCATTGATGTGCCCACCGCGAATACCATCATCATCAATCGGGCTGACCGGTTTGGCTTGGCACAGCTGCACCAAATGCGCGGCCGTGTGGGGCGCTCCAGCCATCGCGCATACGCCTATTTGATCGCGCCACCGGTACGAGCACTGACGCCAGATGCCGTCAAACGACTCGAGGCGATCGAATCACTTGAAGACTTGGGTGCCGGCTTTACGCTCGCGACGCATGATCTTGAAATCCGCGGCGCCGGCGAACTTCTCGGCGACGACCAAAGCGGCCAAATTCATCAAATTGGTTTTACGCTGTACATGGAGCTTCTCGAACGTGCGGTGCAGTCTCTTAAACAAGGGCACGAGCCGGATCTGGGCGACCTGCCGGCGCGAGGGTCGGAAATCGAACTACACGAACCGGCGTTAATCCCTGACGACTTTATTCCCGATGTGCACACTCGCCTGATTCTGTATAAGCGCATCACGAGCGCCGAAAACGCCGAGGAGCTGCGCGAACTGCATGTGGAAATGATCGATCGCTTTGGCTTGTTGCCGACGCCAACGCAATTGCTGTTTGAGATCGCCGCGCTGCGTCAGATCGCGCAGCGCGCGCATATCGCCAAAATCGACTGCAGTGATGCAGGCGGTCGTCTCGTGTTTTCCGCCCAGGCGAAGCTTGACCCGGCTGTGTTGATCAGCCTAGTTCAATCCCATCCGCAAACGTATCGCCTCGTCGACGAGCACACGTTACGCTTCAGCCAACCGCTCGAGTCGGTGGATGACCGATTGTCATTTCTTAAGGAATTGGCACAACGATTTGTCGACGCGATGGACTAGCTTTGCGCGTCCAACTGGCACCGCACACGCACAAGGCCTGTCAACGCCAACCGGGCCACTCGCCGCATGCCGGCCACTCAATGCGCTAGGTAGGGAAACATCCACACACGGACTGATTCTCCCGGCCGCAAAGCCGCCACTGGGGTATACTGGTCGTTCATGCGAAACCGTCCGGAAAATGTGGAATGTTGAAACGCTTATCGCTATCGATCATCTGTGTTCTCACCCTTGCCGTAGGCGGCCAGGAACCCGACTCACCGCCGGATTACCAGGTGGAACTGTTGCTGGTCCGGAACCTCAATCCGAATGTCGGCACAGAGGTGTTTCCACTCGATATTGAGATCACAGATGAGGCATCGACGGACGACGAGCGACCGGTCGAACCTTTTGCGGCCCTCACAGCGGACGCGCTGACACTTACCGACATGGTGCCGAAAATCGCGCGTTCGAGAAACTTTCGCGTGGTCGGCCACACCGGCTGGACACAGCCTGGCTATACACGGGAAGAGGCCAAACGTAAATTGGTGCTGACGTCGGCGCAGACCGGCGAAGCGGTTTCCGGCAGCGCCACCCTGTCACGAGAACGGTATTTGCGTCTGGCCTTTGATCTGACATTGTTGGTCGATGGGCAGTCGCACCGATTACAAACCCAGCGCCGAATGATCAGTCGACAAGTGCACTATTTCGACCATCCTTATTTCGGGGTTATCGCGAAAATTACCCCGCTATAGCATGCAGGTCCGGCAAATGGCGCAGCCCACCGTGGTAGTCCAACCCACAGCCAAACACAAAACGATCGGGCACCTCCACGCCGACAAAATCGGGGCGACAGGCGGTGACCACGCGGTCATGGCGTTTACGGGCCAGCACCACCGTCATGACGTCAGCGGCCAACCCGGTTAACGCCTCAATAATCGCTTCTAACGTCTTACCCTGGTCAAATATGTCGTCGATGACGACGACGGTCTGTCCCGCAAGCCGATCCGATGGCGGAATTTTCCAAGCCAATGCGCCACCTGTGGTCTCATGACCATAGCGACTGGTTTGTACCGCATCCAGCGCGTGCACCGTGCGCAGGTGGCGAAGAATACCCGCCGTAGGAATCATGCCGCCCATCAGCACGGGCACCACCACAGGCTGCCGACCGCCGAGTCGTTGATCAATATCGGCGGCCAGCCGCTGATAGGTCTGCTCGATGTGCGCCGCGTCGTACAACACGTCGGATTGGGCGACTACGGTGGAAAAATCCACCCCGGATAGACCACTAAGCGTCACGATTCTCTCGCTCTAATGTTGATAGATATTGTTCAAACTCTCTATAACGTCTTGTCTTTAAATAACTATTAGATCGAGAATTTACATCAAATTGCGCGCGTAACAGCTCGAGTCGCGGTGACACCCGTATTGCTGGATTGGCCGCATACAGTGCCAGTACCGCGGCGCGATCATTACAGATAGGCATAAATTCGCAGCCCGCCGCCCGCGCGCGTTCGACTTTCTCCACCACACCGCCCGCACAGTCCGCACCCTTCATCGAGAGGTCATCACTAAACACCACGCCATCGAATCGCAGTTGCTCGCGCAATACACCGTCGACCCATCGAGGCGAAAAACTGACGGGTTCATCCGCTTCGCACTCG
This window harbors:
- a CDS encoding CsiV family protein, yielding MLKRLSLSIICVLTLAVGGQEPDSPPDYQVELLLVRNLNPNVGTEVFPLDIEITDEASTDDERPVEPFAALTADALTLTDMVPKIARSRNFRVVGHTGWTQPGYTREEAKRKLVLTSAQTGEAVSGSATLSRERYLRLAFDLTLLVDGQSHRLQTQRRMISRQVHYFDHPYFGVIAKITPL
- a CDS encoding hypoxanthine-guanine phosphoribosyltransferase, coding for MTLSGLSGVDFSTVVAQSDVLYDAAHIEQTYQRLAADIDQRLGGRQPVVVPVLMGGMIPTAGILRHLRTVHALDAVQTSRYGHETTGGALAWKIPPSDRLAGQTVVVIDDIFDQGKTLEAIIEALTGLAADVMTVVLARKRHDRVVTACRPDFVGVEVPDRFVFGCGLDYHGGLRHLPDLHAIAG